In Haloterrigena turkmenica DSM 5511, a single genomic region encodes these proteins:
- a CDS encoding GTP cyclohydrolase III encodes MTNTQVTLVQIDNYGPWTVTPEPRREADLQTMQSRLYADISQFVGNRGGYTFFTRFDNMIAVTNGLDLEDHALLQESVGNRYPVTLSLGVAADASPVQALADATARVQDAGSAQDEDRRECLEGRAVDATDRTAEDVQIAHFDVINATGTYTDELNAFDTFIEIEQGYAELMRHMRHAHESLSFFVGGDNIIVTCPDLDEGDYEEAIYHVEEAVDVELQVGVGRGECAHDAGFAAKHALETCRSDGTRVELEW; translated from the coding sequence GTGACTAATACGCAGGTTACGCTCGTTCAGATCGACAACTACGGGCCGTGGACGGTCACACCGGAGCCGCGGCGGGAGGCCGACCTCCAGACGATGCAGTCTCGGCTCTACGCCGACATCTCCCAGTTCGTCGGCAACCGCGGCGGCTACACCTTCTTCACTCGCTTCGACAACATGATCGCCGTCACGAACGGCCTCGACCTCGAGGATCACGCGCTCCTCCAGGAGTCCGTCGGCAACCGGTATCCCGTGACGCTCAGCCTCGGCGTCGCCGCCGACGCCAGTCCCGTACAGGCGCTGGCCGACGCGACCGCGCGCGTCCAGGACGCCGGCAGCGCACAGGACGAGGACCGACGCGAGTGCCTCGAGGGCCGGGCCGTCGACGCCACCGACCGAACCGCAGAGGACGTCCAGATCGCCCACTTCGACGTCATCAACGCGACCGGCACCTACACCGACGAACTCAACGCCTTCGACACGTTCATCGAGATCGAACAGGGGTACGCCGAACTCATGCGGCACATGCGCCACGCCCACGAGAGCCTCTCCTTTTTCGTCGGCGGGGACAACATCATCGTCACCTGCCCGGACCTCGACGAAGGCGACTACGAAGAGGCCATCTACCACGTCGAGGAGGCCGTCGATGTCGAACTGCAGGTCGGCGTCGGCCGCGGGGAGTGCGCCCACGATGCCG